The genomic window CCATGTGGTCATGGAAATGATCAAGGAATTATCTCAGAAACAAAATCAAACTATTATTATGATCAGCCATCAATTAGGTGGTCTACAAGAATATTTTGATTATCATCTACAACTATCAGACCTAAATCTACAGTATACGGAGGTGCTTAATTATGAATCCATCTCTTAAGCTGGCTTTAGTTTTGATTTTTAGTTTTGAAATTGCCTTTATGCAAAGTATTTATGCCAACATCATTATTGCTGCAGTTGGTTTTATCTACTTATTGGCAAAAAGAATGAGCTTTAAAAAGTTACTCTGGTTATTGATCGTACCGATCATTCCAGTATTTGGTACTTGGTTCTCGTTTTACATGCATGGATCTGGAGATTCGATGCACAGTGCTTGGTTGCTATCGACCAGAATTTACGCCTACATTTTCTTAGGCGGTATCCTTTCCTTTACTGTTGACGTTGACGATTTACTTGGCTCCCTAGAACAAAATTGTCACATTCCTTCCAAGTTCGTTTACGGAACTCTGGGTGCATTCAACTTTGCTCCTCGAGTTGTTCAAACAGTTAAGCAAATGAAGACTGCTGCGATGATGCGAGGCGAGGTACTGCATGTTTGGTCACCAGAATTATTCTTCAAATCAATTTTGATATCGTTGCGTTGGTCGGATAATTTGTCACAAGCGATGCAATCGCATGGTTTTAGCGAGTATTCCGATCGCAGTCATTACGATGTTTATCCGATTCCAGCTTGGAATTGGGTTTTAGCTGTTGTATTAATAATTAGTTTACAATTTTTGGCATTTAGTCACTTAACCTAAAAAGTCAGTAATCAGGATTGTCTGATTACTGGCTTTTTTGATTGAAGTTTACTGCCGAC from Companilactobacillus sp. includes these protein-coding regions:
- a CDS encoding energy-coupling factor transporter transmembrane component T family protein codes for the protein MNPSLKLALVLIFSFEIAFMQSIYANIIIAAVGFIYLLAKRMSFKKLLWLLIVPIIPVFGTWFSFYMHGSGDSMHSAWLLSTRIYAYIFLGGILSFTVDVDDLLGSLEQNCHIPSKFVYGTLGAFNFAPRVVQTVKQMKTAAMMRGEVLHVWSPELFFKSILISLRWSDNLSQAMQSHGFSEYSDRSHYDVYPIPAWNWVLAVVLIISLQFLAFSHLT